A genome region from Planifilum fimeticola includes the following:
- a CDS encoding TAXI family TRAP transporter solute-binding subunit — protein MKRISFIFILASVLFLSACGGGSGADDRLFLTIATGGQSGVYYPLGASLGKLYETELGAKSSVQATGASVENINLLDQKRAELAIIMGDAASQAYEGTGPFDKKVQSFATVASLYPNYVQVITTKDSGIETIEDLKGKRVGVGAPNSGVELNARAILEAYGMSYDDFEEDFLSYSEAIDGIKNGTVDAAFVTSGIPNPAVTDLSTTHEVKVIPIEGEGMKKLKELYPYYAENTIPKGTYGNKEDVPTASIMNLLVVRRDMDEETVYRLTKTMFENLEKIQSSHNAAKAIKLETAKDSVPVPFHPGAEKYLKEAGVE, from the coding sequence ATGAAAAGAATTTCCTTTATTTTTATTTTGGCTTCCGTGTTGTTCCTGTCCGCCTGCGGCGGGGGAAGCGGCGCGGACGACCGGCTGTTCCTCACCATCGCCACCGGGGGACAATCCGGGGTTTATTATCCCCTGGGCGCCAGCCTGGGCAAGCTGTACGAAACCGAATTGGGAGCCAAATCCTCCGTGCAGGCCACGGGTGCCTCCGTGGAAAACATCAACCTGCTGGATCAAAAGCGCGCGGAACTGGCGATCATCATGGGGGATGCCGCCTCCCAGGCCTATGAGGGAACCGGCCCCTTCGACAAAAAGGTCCAATCCTTCGCCACCGTCGCCTCCCTGTATCCCAACTATGTTCAGGTGATCACGACGAAGGATTCGGGGATCGAAACCATCGAGGATCTGAAGGGAAAGCGGGTCGGCGTCGGGGCCCCCAACAGCGGAGTTGAATTGAATGCCCGGGCGATCCTGGAAGCCTACGGCATGTCCTACGATGACTTCGAAGAAGATTTCCTCTCCTACAGCGAAGCGATCGACGGCATCAAAAACGGAACGGTGGATGCCGCCTTTGTCACCTCCGGCATTCCCAACCCGGCGGTGACCGATCTGTCCACCACCCACGAGGTGAAGGTGATCCCCATCGAAGGGGAGGGGATGAAAAAGCTGAAGGAGCTCTATCCGTACTACGCCGAAAACACCATCCCCAAGGGCACGTACGGAAACAAGGAGGATGTTCCCACCGCCTCCATCATGAACCTGCTGGTGGTCCGGCGGGATATGGATGAGGAGACGGTATACCGGTTGACCAAGACGATGTTTGAAAACCTGGAAAAGATCCAGAGCTCGCACAATGCCGCCAAAGCGATCAAACTGGAGACGGCGAAGGACTCCGTTCCCGTCCCCTTCCATCCCGGGGCTGAAAAATATCTCAAAGAAGCGGGAGTGGAATAA
- a CDS encoding DUF1850 domain-containing protein, whose product MVKALRRRRFAGLLVASILSILVVVWLFLPVRFLEIVDEQSGRRYGLFRVEEDARIRLSWIHSVERTPWVEQYRIRGTKLILTEVRVKSFGAGVDVEAPESKVEGGWVVMRKMDREFDALHFIYSRRAGHRLHLGNRDLDLKSRVPHHASVEVRIRKSPRISAIIE is encoded by the coding sequence GTGGTAAAAGCCCTCCGGAGGCGAAGGTTCGCCGGTCTCCTGGTGGCCTCGATCCTGTCCATTCTCGTAGTTGTGTGGCTTTTCCTTCCCGTCAGATTCCTGGAAATCGTCGATGAACAAAGCGGCCGGCGATACGGCCTCTTCCGGGTGGAGGAGGATGCGCGGATCCGCCTGTCGTGGATTCATTCCGTCGAACGCACGCCCTGGGTGGAGCAGTACCGGATCAGGGGAACGAAGCTGATCCTGACGGAGGTGCGCGTGAAGTCCTTCGGGGCGGGAGTCGACGTGGAAGCTCCGGAATCGAAGGTGGAAGGAGGATGGGTGGTGATGCGCAAGATGGATCGGGAATTTGACGCCCTCCATTTCATCTATTCCCGCCGTGCAGGCCATCGGCTGCACCTCGGAAACCGGGACCTCGATCTGAAATCCCGCGTTCCGCACCACGCCTCCGTCGAGGTGCGCATCCGGAAGAGCCCCCGAATTTCGGCCATCATCGAGTGA
- a CDS encoding TRAP transporter permease, with protein sequence MNSLSQEQTQSGSRELLEKYDKEMRFRILKSRWQAVLVTLLAAGLSLYQLYTSAFPLFNTHPHRAIHLGVILALVFLLYPLGRKSPRDRIAWYDAILALMGLATAVYVVADFAGIVQRGTTLYNTTDLIFSIATVLLVLEAGRRVIGWGLPVLALLFMLYAVYGREFPLDAFAHRGYTWEDTLAYMFMGLEGIYGTAIGVSASYIFLFILFGAVLSKSGMGQFFNDLALALAGSSKGGPAKVAVLSSAFLGSINGSAVANVVTTGAFTIPLMKKIGYQRNFAGAVEASASVGGQVLPPVMGAAAFIMAETLGIPYSTIALAALLPALLYYVSVLTQVHLRADRLGLKGIPRSEIPRVRDVLKERGHLVIPLLFLIYMLFFTNVTILYTAFWTILVTLAVASLRKTTRMSLRDLIDALEEGARSAIGVAMACAVVGIIVGVAALTGFGLNLAQGIIDFGNGNLFFTLLFAMAASILLGMGVPSIPAYVITVTMAAPALVELGVQPLVAHMFVFYFGIFANLTPPVALAAFAAAGISGGSPMRTGWAAVKLSAAGFIVPYMFVYSDQLLLVNAGWAEGLGLAVTAAAGVLMLGAAVEGYLLSPLSPLLRLVLGASSLLLIDPGLITDLAGAAVGALVFLRQWWRKRNQTDGISLSAEPSFFFQKTHPHRRTGFARRGTRGR encoded by the coding sequence GTGAATTCTTTGAGCCAGGAACAAACGCAAAGCGGCAGCAGGGAGTTGCTTGAAAAATATGACAAGGAAATGCGGTTCCGGATCCTGAAATCCCGGTGGCAGGCGGTCCTCGTCACCCTTTTGGCGGCGGGCCTTTCCCTGTACCAGCTGTACACCTCCGCCTTTCCCCTGTTCAACACCCATCCCCATCGGGCCATCCACTTGGGCGTCATCCTGGCGCTGGTTTTTCTCCTGTATCCCTTGGGCCGGAAAAGCCCGAGGGACCGAATCGCCTGGTATGATGCGATTCTCGCCCTGATGGGATTGGCCACGGCCGTCTACGTTGTGGCGGACTTCGCGGGCATCGTCCAGCGGGGAACCACCCTGTACAATACGACGGACCTGATCTTTTCCATCGCCACTGTCCTTCTCGTCCTGGAGGCGGGCCGCCGGGTTATCGGATGGGGACTTCCGGTCCTGGCTCTTCTCTTCATGTTGTACGCCGTATACGGAAGGGAATTTCCCCTGGACGCCTTTGCCCACCGCGGATACACCTGGGAAGATACCCTGGCTTACATGTTCATGGGGCTGGAAGGCATCTACGGAACGGCGATCGGCGTCTCCGCCAGCTACATCTTCCTGTTTATCCTGTTCGGAGCTGTCCTCTCCAAGTCGGGAATGGGCCAGTTCTTCAACGACCTGGCCCTGGCCCTCGCCGGATCCTCCAAGGGAGGACCGGCCAAGGTGGCGGTTCTGTCCAGCGCCTTTCTGGGCTCCATCAACGGTTCGGCGGTCGCCAACGTGGTGACCACGGGAGCCTTTACAATCCCCCTGATGAAGAAAATCGGCTACCAGCGAAACTTCGCCGGCGCAGTGGAAGCCAGCGCCTCCGTCGGCGGCCAGGTACTTCCGCCCGTCATGGGGGCCGCCGCCTTCATCATGGCGGAAACCCTGGGAATCCCCTATTCCACCATCGCCCTGGCCGCGTTGCTGCCGGCCCTGCTGTATTATGTAAGCGTGCTCACCCAGGTCCATCTCCGGGCCGACCGCCTGGGGCTGAAGGGCATCCCCCGCTCGGAAATCCCGCGGGTGAGGGATGTGCTGAAGGAGCGGGGACACCTGGTCATCCCCCTCCTGTTTCTCATCTACATGCTGTTCTTCACCAACGTCACCATCCTGTACACCGCCTTCTGGACCATCCTGGTGACCCTTGCCGTCGCCTCCCTGCGCAAAACGACCCGGATGAGCCTCCGGGACCTGATCGACGCCCTGGAAGAGGGGGCGCGCTCGGCGATCGGGGTAGCCATGGCATGCGCCGTGGTGGGCATCATCGTCGGGGTCGCCGCCCTGACCGGGTTCGGATTGAACCTGGCCCAGGGGATTATCGATTTTGGAAACGGCAACCTGTTCTTCACCCTGCTCTTCGCCATGGCGGCGTCCATCCTGCTGGGAATGGGCGTCCCCTCCATCCCGGCCTATGTCATCACGGTCACCATGGCGGCGCCGGCGCTGGTGGAACTGGGCGTTCAACCCCTGGTCGCCCACATGTTCGTCTTCTACTTCGGCATCTTCGCCAACCTGACGCCGCCGGTCGCCCTGGCCGCCTTCGCCGCGGCGGGCATCTCCGGCGGGAGCCCGATGCGAACCGGATGGGCCGCCGTCAAGCTGTCCGCCGCGGGATTCATCGTCCCGTACATGTTCGTCTACTCCGACCAACTGCTGCTGGTCAACGCCGGATGGGCTGAGGGACTCGGCCTGGCCGTCACCGCCGCCGCGGGGGTGTTGATGCTGGGGGCGGCCGTGGAAGGGTATCTGCTTTCACCCCTTTCTCCCCTGCTGCGCCTTGTTTTGGGAGCGAGCTCCCTGCTTCTGATCGATCCCGGTCTGATCACGGATCTCGCCGGGGCCGCCGTGGGCGCTTTGGTTTTCCTCCGGCAATGGTGGCGCAAGCGAAACCAAACGGACGGAATCTCTTTATCCGCTGAACCCTCTTTCTTTTTCCAAAAAACTCATCCCCATCGACGCACCGGATTTGCAAGGAGGGGAACGCGAGGAAGATGA
- a CDS encoding DUF4253 domain-containing protein, whose amino-acid sequence MNFQEVCGKLEKWAGKPLEPIILDEAEIFCFFLKGPYRHRFTPGDTGARKVQLDWDRAEAFVEQVKNQAEPDVHIFYMEGFESGVEVAVGQSDSKYDILCWAKTDGSNYDIYTYDLICELKKIEEKYGELEFLQATYDSLELGLSRLPEDYSEFIYDLCGFCPDLRAQMFHEEEDLIEYIRENHSVPLWWD is encoded by the coding sequence ATGAACTTTCAGGAAGTATGCGGGAAATTGGAAAAATGGGCGGGAAAGCCTCTGGAGCCCATCATTCTGGACGAAGCGGAGATTTTCTGTTTCTTCCTAAAAGGACCTTACCGGCATCGATTCACCCCGGGGGATACCGGTGCGCGGAAGGTCCAGCTGGATTGGGACCGCGCCGAAGCCTTCGTGGAGCAGGTGAAAAATCAGGCGGAACCTGATGTCCACATCTTTTATATGGAGGGATTCGAATCGGGGGTGGAAGTGGCCGTCGGTCAATCGGACTCCAAATACGACATCCTCTGCTGGGCGAAGACGGACGGTTCCAATTATGATATCTATACGTATGATCTGATCTGCGAGTTGAAAAAGATCGAAGAAAAATACGGGGAGTTGGAATTCCTTCAGGCCACCTACGACTCGCTGGAACTGGGGCTGTCCCGGCTGCCAGAGGACTACTCCGAATTCATCTACGACCTGTGCGGCTTCTGTCCGGATCTGCGCGCGCAGATGTTTCACGAGGAGGAGGACTTGATCGAATACATCCGGGAAAACCATTCCGTGCCCCTCTGGTGGGACTAG
- a CDS encoding ABC transporter substrate-binding protein, producing MKMIKRFSPAFISVLLLLSAACAPNANAPSKAKSSSPVVVDNAKDTFVVAISADQGTLDPAVTMDNSAWKITYPAYERLVEYDGSSTEVKPGLAKEWKVSKDGRTWTFTLEEGHRFADGTPVDAEAVKFSFDRLLKIGKGPSEIYGIISEIRAENPTTVTFVLKQNFPPFLSTLAANYGGIVNPKVMEQEQNGDLGQNYLANHTMGSGAYQLTEWKKGQYIKLEQNPHSLKKPSFKTVYFKIVGDPSAQRLQLEKGEIDVAEGIPVEQIESVKKMPDVKLLQQPSLLVDYLYINTGKGNPALKDPRVRRAISHAIDYQSLIEAVQQGYATRLRGPIPKGLWGHDPDTPVYDHDVEKAKSLLKEAGVTNLTLDLLYSDNKPWWETEALTVQANLAEAGIQVKLKKVAYATMREMIDRGEFDLCTGVWSPDFADPFMFMNNWFDSRNFGLAGNRAFYKNEEMDRLVRKAASINSKEERIKLYRRAQRIAIDEAPYIYLYQKDFLLPIRKEVKGFVYNPMLEGIYNIAEMSK from the coding sequence ATGAAAATGATCAAGCGATTCTCTCCGGCGTTCATTTCAGTTCTCTTGTTGCTGTCGGCCGCCTGCGCCCCCAACGCGAACGCCCCCTCCAAAGCGAAGTCCTCGTCGCCGGTTGTGGTCGACAATGCCAAGGACACCTTTGTCGTGGCCATCAGCGCGGATCAGGGAACCCTGGATCCGGCGGTGACGATGGACAACTCGGCGTGGAAAATCACCTACCCCGCCTATGAACGCCTCGTCGAGTACGACGGAAGCAGCACCGAAGTCAAACCCGGATTGGCGAAGGAATGGAAAGTGAGCAAGGATGGCCGCACCTGGACCTTCACCCTGGAAGAGGGCCATCGATTTGCCGACGGAACGCCGGTGGACGCCGAAGCCGTCAAATTCAGCTTCGACCGCCTCCTGAAAATCGGAAAGGGCCCTTCGGAAATCTACGGCATCATTTCGGAAATCCGGGCGGAAAACCCGACGACGGTCACCTTTGTACTGAAACAGAACTTCCCTCCGTTCCTGTCCACCCTGGCCGCCAACTACGGGGGCATCGTGAACCCCAAAGTGATGGAACAGGAGCAAAACGGGGACCTGGGTCAAAACTATCTGGCCAACCACACGATGGGAAGCGGGGCCTATCAGCTGACGGAATGGAAAAAGGGGCAATATATCAAGCTGGAACAAAACCCCCACAGCCTGAAAAAGCCGTCCTTCAAAACCGTTTACTTTAAGATCGTCGGCGACCCCTCCGCCCAGCGCCTGCAGCTGGAAAAGGGGGAAATCGACGTGGCCGAAGGCATCCCGGTGGAGCAGATCGAGTCCGTGAAAAAGATGCCCGATGTCAAGCTGCTCCAACAGCCCAGTCTGCTGGTGGATTACCTCTACATCAACACGGGCAAAGGGAATCCGGCCCTGAAGGATCCCCGGGTTCGCCGGGCCATCAGTCACGCCATCGACTACCAATCGCTGATCGAGGCGGTTCAACAGGGGTACGCGACCCGGCTGCGCGGCCCGATTCCGAAGGGCCTGTGGGGACATGATCCCGACACTCCCGTATACGACCATGACGTGGAAAAAGCCAAGTCCCTGCTCAAGGAAGCGGGCGTCACGAACCTGACCCTCGATCTCCTGTACTCGGACAACAAACCCTGGTGGGAGACGGAAGCGCTGACGGTCCAAGCCAATCTGGCCGAAGCGGGCATCCAGGTGAAGCTGAAAAAGGTGGCCTACGCCACGATGCGCGAAATGATCGACCGCGGGGAATTCGACCTCTGCACGGGGGTCTGGAGTCCGGATTTCGCCGACCCCTTCATGTTCATGAACAATTGGTTTGACTCCAGGAATTTCGGTCTGGCCGGAAACCGCGCCTTTTACAAGAATGAAGAGATGGATCGGCTCGTCCGCAAGGCGGCTTCCATCAACAGCAAGGAAGAACGGATCAAGCTCTATCGACGGGCCCAGCGGATCGCGATCGACGAAGCGCCTTACATCTACCTCTACCAAAAGGATTTTCTCCTGCCGATCCGCAAAGAGGTGAAAGGTTTCGTGTACAACCCGATGCTCGAGGGAATCTACAACATCGCCGAAATGTCCAAATGA
- a CDS encoding ABC transporter permease has protein sequence MKKMIVKRLLLLFLVIFGVTLMTFLMSHVIPGDPARMMVGQRASEETLQRVREQLGLDQPLWIQYVRYLKGLLSGDLGISIRTQKPVLDDLITFFPATLELALLAFLFAILIGVPLGVLAAVKKDTFWDHASRLFSIAGVSTPVFWSGLVMILIFYGYLGWFPSSGRLDMDVHPPTRITGLYLADSLLTLDFIAFKNSLWHILIPALTLSYAQLAIITRQVRASMIEVLEQDYIRTAIANGIHGPFLLFRYALKNALIPAVTVIGTSFGSLLGGAVVTETIFGWPGMGKYVVESIAYLDFPAIMGFSLVIAVGYVLINLLVDLTYFLLNPQIKE, from the coding sequence ATGAAGAAAATGATCGTCAAACGCCTGTTGCTTCTCTTCCTCGTCATCTTCGGGGTGACGCTGATGACCTTTCTGATGTCCCATGTGATTCCGGGAGATCCGGCCCGGATGATGGTGGGACAAAGGGCCAGCGAGGAAACCCTGCAAAGAGTGCGCGAGCAGCTCGGTTTGGATCAGCCCCTTTGGATCCAGTATGTACGGTACCTGAAGGGACTGCTTTCCGGAGATTTGGGCATTTCCATCCGCACCCAAAAACCGGTATTGGACGACTTGATCACGTTTTTCCCGGCCACCCTGGAACTCGCCCTATTGGCCTTCCTCTTCGCCATCCTCATCGGAGTTCCGCTGGGCGTCCTGGCGGCCGTGAAAAAGGACACCTTCTGGGATCACGCGAGCCGCCTCTTCTCCATCGCGGGGGTCTCAACCCCCGTCTTTTGGAGCGGTCTGGTGATGATCCTCATCTTCTACGGATACCTGGGATGGTTCCCCTCCAGCGGGAGACTGGACATGGACGTCCATCCCCCCACCCGCATCACCGGGCTGTATCTGGCCGACAGCTTGCTCACCCTGGACTTCATCGCCTTCAAAAACAGCCTGTGGCACATCCTGATCCCCGCCCTCACCCTGTCCTACGCACAGCTGGCGATCATCACCCGCCAGGTGAGGGCCAGCATGATCGAGGTGCTGGAACAGGATTACATCCGCACGGCCATCGCCAACGGCATCCACGGACCCTTTCTCCTCTTCCGCTACGCGCTGAAAAACGCCCTCATCCCGGCCGTCACCGTGATCGGAACCTCCTTCGGCTCCCTGTTGGGAGGGGCGGTGGTGACGGAAACGATCTTCGGCTGGCCGGGCATGGGAAAATATGTGGTCGAATCCATCGCCTATCTCGATTTTCCGGCCATCATGGGGTTCTCGCTGGTCATCGCGGTCGGCTATGTCCTCATCAATCTCCTCGTCGATCTGACCTATTTTCTGCTGAACCCGCAGATCAAGGAATAA
- a CDS encoding ABC transporter permease, translating to MQEQAVVRPSLPEGETHPVWHKVKNNKLMMAGILIIALILFASLLAPVLSPYDPTKIHIAERFQPPSSDHWFGTDEVGRDIFTRILYGARLSLGIGAAVVVAAGLIGMILGTISGYFGGTVDQVIMRIMDMILAFPALVLAMALSAALGPNLQNAMIAIAIVKIPVYVRLARGQTLELREMLFVKAAKTFGIRPWRIIVKHIVPHSVTAVIIQITLDIGDAILLVATLGFLGLGAQPPTPEWGAMISVGWKYLLDYWWYPTFPGLALFLASGAFNLIGDGIRDILDPKSN from the coding sequence ATGCAGGAGCAGGCCGTCGTCCGCCCCTCTCTGCCGGAGGGCGAAACCCATCCCGTGTGGCACAAGGTGAAGAACAACAAATTGATGATGGCGGGAATCCTCATCATCGCGCTCATTCTCTTCGCTTCCCTGCTCGCGCCGGTCCTCTCTCCCTACGACCCGACCAAGATTCATATCGCCGAGCGCTTTCAACCTCCCTCCTCCGACCACTGGTTCGGAACCGACGAAGTAGGAAGGGACATCTTCACCCGCATTCTCTACGGAGCCCGGCTGTCCCTCGGCATCGGGGCGGCCGTCGTGGTCGCCGCCGGTTTAATCGGCATGATCCTCGGAACGATCTCCGGCTATTTCGGCGGAACCGTCGACCAGGTCATCATGCGCATCATGGACATGATCCTCGCCTTTCCCGCCCTGGTCCTGGCCATGGCCCTGTCCGCCGCCCTCGGACCCAACCTGCAAAACGCCATGATCGCCATCGCCATCGTCAAAATTCCGGTCTATGTCCGCCTGGCGCGGGGGCAAACGCTGGAGCTGAGAGAAATGCTGTTCGTCAAAGCGGCCAAAACCTTCGGCATCCGGCCCTGGCGGATCATCGTCAAACACATCGTTCCCCACTCGGTTACCGCCGTGATCATTCAAATCACGCTGGATATCGGGGATGCCATCCTCCTGGTGGCCACCCTCGGTTTCCTGGGACTGGGGGCCCAACCGCCGACCCCGGAATGGGGCGCCATGATCAGCGTGGGCTGGAAATATCTCTTGGATTACTGGTGGTATCCCACTTTCCCGGGATTGGCCCTCTTCCTGGCCTCCGGGGCCTTCAACCTGATCGGCGACGGCATTCGCGACATCCTGGACCCGAAATCCAACTGA
- a CDS encoding ABC transporter ATP-binding protein produces MLLEIRNLSVEFRGIRGTVQALKGICLSIAEGEILGIVGESGSGKSVTALSILGLLGKNAAVTGGEVLYKGRNLLALDKKAWTSIRGKEIGMVFQEPMTALHPTMKVGRQLAEVIRRHRGVSRKEARRLAVASLEEVHIRDPQSVAEKYPFELSGGMRQRVVIALAMSSPPSLLIADEPTTALDVTTQHEILKLMKELSEKRGTAILFITHDLGVVAELCRRVAVMYAGEVVETGPTAEVLRSPVHPYTQALLHALPDLADPHEPLKAIPGEAPDPRARPAGCIFAPRCQMRITRCQREKPSLEPVSQNRHTACWLAR; encoded by the coding sequence ATGCTGCTTGAGATCAGAAACCTGTCCGTCGAGTTCCGCGGAATCCGCGGCACCGTCCAGGCGCTGAAAGGGATCTGTCTCTCCATCGCGGAGGGAGAAATTCTGGGGATCGTCGGCGAGTCGGGATCCGGAAAGTCGGTCACGGCCCTGTCGATCCTGGGCCTTTTGGGCAAAAACGCCGCGGTCACCGGCGGAGAGGTGTTGTACAAGGGACGGAACCTTCTGGCTTTGGACAAAAAAGCGTGGACGTCCATCCGCGGCAAAGAGATCGGCATGGTGTTCCAGGAACCGATGACCGCCCTCCATCCGACGATGAAAGTGGGGAGGCAACTGGCGGAGGTGATCCGAAGGCACCGGGGGGTGTCCAGGAAGGAAGCCCGCAGGCTGGCGGTGGCCTCCCTGGAGGAAGTGCACATCCGCGACCCGCAATCGGTGGCGGAAAAATACCCCTTCGAATTGAGCGGGGGGATGAGACAACGGGTGGTGATCGCCCTGGCGATGTCCTCTCCACCCTCCCTCCTCATCGCCGACGAACCGACAACCGCGCTGGACGTGACGACCCAGCACGAAATTCTCAAACTGATGAAGGAGCTGTCGGAAAAGAGGGGGACCGCCATCCTTTTCATCACCCATGATCTGGGGGTGGTGGCGGAATTGTGCCGGAGGGTGGCGGTCATGTACGCCGGGGAAGTGGTCGAAACGGGTCCCACGGCGGAGGTGCTTCGGTCGCCCGTCCATCCCTACACCCAGGCCCTTCTGCACGCCTTGCCGGATCTGGCGGACCCTCACGAGCCCCTGAAAGCCATCCCCGGTGAAGCTCCCGATCCCCGTGCCCGGCCCGCCGGCTGCATATTCGCGCCGCGCTGCCAGATGAGGATCACCCGCTGCCAACGGGAAAAACCTTCGCTGGAACCGGTGTCGCAGAATCGCCACACGGCCTGCTGGCTTGCGAGGTGA
- a CDS encoding oligopeptide/dipeptide ABC transporter ATP-binding protein codes for MNPQELIRFHRVEKRYGPLRAVRQADFSIRRGEVFGLVGESGSGKSTIANMLIGLTPPSDGTISYMEKPLWRKGSFHMPRPGELQIVFQDPQSSLNPRMTVREILLEPLYAFRAAERKEKGSPERLASLIKQVGLKEEHLSRYPHEFSGGQRQRIAIARALITDPSFLILDEPTSALDVSVQAQILNLLKRLKRERNLTYLFISHNMSVIRYMCDRIAVIYKGKIVEIAPAAEMFRKPGHPYTRILLSSLPGVYGKARDPLSFAPPVSEEKADACIFYEKCPLRRERCLEAPAFVTWEGDWGGACHFRN; via the coding sequence ATGAACCCGCAGGAATTGATCCGATTTCATCGGGTGGAAAAGCGATACGGGCCCCTTCGGGCCGTTCGACAAGCCGACTTCTCGATCCGCAGGGGGGAGGTCTTCGGTTTGGTGGGGGAATCCGGCTCGGGAAAAAGCACCATCGCCAACATGCTGATCGGTTTGACCCCGCCCAGCGACGGAACCATCTCCTACATGGAAAAACCGCTCTGGAGGAAAGGGTCCTTCCACATGCCCCGGCCCGGGGAGCTGCAAATCGTGTTCCAGGACCCCCAATCATCCCTGAACCCGAGGATGACCGTCCGGGAAATCCTGTTGGAACCCCTCTACGCCTTCCGTGCGGCCGAAAGAAAGGAAAAGGGATCGCCGGAGCGCCTCGCTTCTCTGATCAAGCAGGTGGGATTGAAGGAAGAACATCTGTCCCGATACCCCCACGAGTTCAGCGGCGGCCAGCGGCAGCGCATCGCGATCGCGAGGGCGCTGATCACCGATCCTTCCTTTCTGATCCTGGACGAGCCGACATCCGCCCTGGACGTTTCCGTTCAGGCGCAAATCCTCAACCTGCTCAAGAGGCTGAAGAGGGAGCGGAATTTGACTTACCTGTTCATCTCCCACAACATGTCCGTCATCCGGTACATGTGCGACCGGATCGCCGTCATCTACAAAGGAAAGATCGTCGAGATCGCCCCGGCCGCCGAGATGTTCCGAAAACCCGGACATCCCTACACCCGCATCCTTCTCTCTTCCCTGCCCGGCGTGTACGGCAAAGCCCGGGATCCGCTCTCCTTCGCCCCGCCGGTCTCCGAAGAAAAGGCCGACGCCTGCATCTTCTATGAAAAATGCCCGCTCCGTCGGGAAAGGTGCCTGGAGGCCCCCGCCTTCGTCACCTGGGAGGGGGACTGGGGCGGCGCGTGCCACTTCCGAAACTGA
- a CDS encoding MBL fold metallo-hydrolase, translating to MDRQLEDSMEGKWIPAVSVRSGEGQEVTPDLFCLTVQIVNVVMVGRPDRWVLVDAGMPESADVILSAAIERFGQHHKPRAIILTHGHFDHVGAVVDLAETWDVPVFAHELELPYLTGQARYPEPDPTVEGGWVAKLSPLFPRDPVNLGDRVRKLPPDGQVPEMPGWRWIHTPGHTPGHVSLFREADRTLIAGDAFVTVRQDSLYKVVMQQKEISGPPRYWTTDWPSARESVKRLHALTPSRAITGHGVPVSGEELTGGLERLVREFDRIALPDYGRYVDGRKH from the coding sequence ATGGACCGACAACTGGAAGACAGCATGGAAGGAAAATGGATTCCCGCCGTCTCGGTGAGATCCGGCGAGGGACAAGAGGTGACACCGGATCTGTTTTGCCTCACCGTTCAGATTGTCAATGTCGTCATGGTCGGACGTCCCGACCGGTGGGTCCTCGTGGACGCGGGGATGCCGGAATCGGCAGACGTGATTCTCTCGGCGGCCATCGAACGCTTCGGACAACACCACAAACCGAGGGCGATCATCCTCACCCACGGACATTTCGACCATGTGGGCGCCGTCGTCGATCTCGCAGAGACATGGGATGTTCCCGTCTTTGCCCACGAGTTGGAACTGCCCTATCTGACCGGCCAGGCCCGCTACCCGGAACCGGACCCCACCGTGGAGGGGGGATGGGTCGCCAAGCTGTCTCCCCTGTTCCCGAGGGATCCCGTCAACCTGGGAGACCGGGTGCGGAAGCTTCCCCCGGACGGCCAGGTTCCGGAAATGCCCGGCTGGCGGTGGATCCACACGCCGGGGCACACCCCCGGACATGTTTCCCTTTTTCGGGAAGCGGACCGGACATTGATAGCGGGAGATGCCTTTGTCACCGTCCGGCAGGATTCCCTGTACAAGGTCGTCATGCAGCAGAAGGAAATCAGCGGGCCTCCCCGCTATTGGACGACGGATTGGCCGTCGGCCCGGGAATCCGTGAAGCGGCTTCATGCCTTAACCCCCTCCCGCGCCATCACCGGTCACGGAGTTCCCGTCTCCGGCGAGGAGTTGACCGGGGGATTGGAGCGGCTCGTTCGGGAGTTTGACCGCATCGCCCTGCCGGATTACGGCCGGTACGTGGACGGCAGGAAGCACTGA